From Triticum aestivum cultivar Chinese Spring chromosome 4A, IWGSC CS RefSeq v2.1, whole genome shotgun sequence, a single genomic window includes:
- the LOC123084044 gene encoding uncharacterized protein, whose protein sequence is MSAGRRNTPSPLHDGIGLEGQPRPPLAVLPQSEAELSSRRSGVAMPESHTVAWNDDHGGSTSGLHHVNLVDDNSRCSKLYRPSYTMSEATTCTMDLPPPQVMSGGGQQDDAVTDGRGENGEQTIQVPEVGKTFESEKDAYDMYNTYAGKVGFSIRKNQTKRRHDGTIYQKRIVCSNQGHRETESSKHTTRTDCNARIQFSDVGTGSIDVSSTVSNFRNDVYGQSSSMAAPLIQGGFTNAAIPTFANDAYGQPSAMYAPFIQGEFTSLLLGVHQDATLSSSAKKLHFDE, encoded by the exons ATGTCCGCCGGCCGTCGAAACACGCCCTCTCCCTTGCATGACGGGATCGGGCTGGAAGGACAGCCACGGCCGCCACTGGCCGTGCTGCCGCAATCTGAAGCAGAGCTGTCGTCGAGAAGGTCGGGAGTGGCCATGCCGGAATCTCACACCGTCGCCTGGAACGACGACCATGGTGGTTCTACCTCTGGCTTGCACCATGTAAACCTCGTTGATGACAACAGTCGCTGCTCCAAATTGTACCGTCCGTCGTATACGATGTCAGAAGCCACGACATGCACCATGGACTTGCCGCCGCCACAAGTCATGTCAGGAGGAGGCCAGCAAGATGACGCAGTTACGGATGGTCGTGGAGAAAATGGAGAGCAAACAATTCAG GTTCCTGAAGTTGGGAAAACGTTTGAGTCAGAGAAAGACGCCTATGACATGTATAACACATATGCTGGCAAAGTTGGATTTAGTATTAGAAAGAACCAGACAAAGCGTCGACATGATGGTACTATATATCAAAAAAGAATTGTTTGCAGTAACCAAGGCCATCGAGAAACCGAGTCGTCGAAGCACACTACAAGGACGGATTGCAATGCCCGTATTCAGTTCAGT GATGTTGGGACTGGTAGCATTGACGTTTCTAGTACAGTGTCAAACTTTCGAAATGATGTGTATGGGCAGTCTTCGTCCATGGCTGCTCCGTTGATCCAAGGTGGATTTACTAATGCCGCAATTCCAACCTTTGCAAATGATGCGTACGGGCAACCTTCAGCTATGTACGCTCCTTTCATCCAAGGCGAATTCACAAGTCTTTTGCTTGGAGTTCATCAGGATGCCACACTGTCCTCGTCTGCTAAAAAGTTACATTTTGATGAATAG